The Phycisphaerales bacterium genome contains a region encoding:
- the smc gene encoding chromosome segregation protein SMC produces MRLARLKLHGFKSFADATEFRFDDPITCIVGPNGCGKSNVVDAIKWVLGERSAKSLRGEQMMDVIFAGTTSRPSMNMAEVVLTFENPLLDAASGKRELPVESELVDVGRRLYRDGTSEYLINNAKARLKDVRDLFLDTGIGADAYSIIEQGKVDAMLTSNPVERRTIFEEAAGVAKFKVRRIEAMRRLERTEVNLTRCREQLDNAERRLRIVKGQAAKARTFKGLDDELRALRAAHLLDLYHELHETIDGLTSELSHLEADRTSVMDRVHELEEARQDANIERDRLQTRCTELEQDRLQLQARRDQAEQRRAMTIKARDEAQAEIGAEQRRLGELDAKIDQLRRGVVDHEQSHEALARARSDAERAVEAALARRAECDAALNELNRRLSEMQRTLSGIEREIVSQAASIEAIDHRLAELQQQAEQIESRRGEIESRLTALADQAAEAARRADAADAQIEQLEAQQVEHERQAQSLSGRQRSLSETLGNLEQERAGLEARRRTLKEMLDSGTELGEAVRGVLRQRHEGSGFQFVRGLLADGIETDIQHAAAVEAALGTLLQAMVVGSLTEVIEAQADLEALSGRITFLPLRVFGDEATSQAVALPLIEGARSLLSVVRVPDEWMGLATRLFARTIIVDTLDSALLLAAGPMRECRFVTAGGTVLETDGRIIAGPNSAEGTGAGLIVHRIEMNSLAEQVEALTTRIEALRVELAAIDNEAAALDQRRSALGQSLFETRSARNKASHDAERFEAESQRAQRDGQRLDEELSAARSRRDELTASRAQKQEHLDSLERLREDEAAAQASLREQLESAEQNAAETAESLTTRRVEASQASERLAASDRERRQLEAAVQEQQRQRSMLEAALKQRTGRIIEFERVIDEAVFEAEECTKTLGESEGLLEQLSAQRQACQANVVELGDALNAARQRLSIVERNYHAVELSKRENEVKREHLEQSSADDLSLDLPSEYPEYRLMMQSGDVLAVDREQATARIDELRGAIKRLGNVNLDAIEEEKELVDRNEDLVRQVGDLDAARGQLIELIEELSNLSRERFKETFETIRENFAGTNGMFRRVFGGGKADMHLIPNEETGEVDWLESGIDIVAKPPGKEPRSIKLLSGGEKTMTSVALVMAIFQSKPSPFCLLDEVDAALDDANVERFCGVLHTFLDRSHFVIITHNKRTMQAGDQLYGVTMQERGVSKRVAVRFDQVGADGHISKEALKEAEATVSVGGAAAGEEMDGPMVETVSRSGAAMQN; encoded by the coding sequence ATGCGACTGGCCCGACTCAAACTGCACGGTTTCAAGTCCTTCGCCGACGCGACCGAGTTTCGCTTCGACGATCCCATCACCTGCATCGTCGGGCCCAACGGCTGCGGCAAGAGCAACGTCGTGGACGCCATCAAGTGGGTCCTGGGCGAGCGGTCGGCCAAGAGCCTGCGCGGCGAGCAGATGATGGATGTCATCTTCGCTGGCACGACCAGCCGGCCCTCGATGAACATGGCCGAGGTCGTGCTGACCTTCGAGAACCCCCTGCTCGACGCAGCCAGCGGCAAGCGCGAACTGCCGGTGGAGAGCGAACTGGTCGATGTCGGCCGGCGGCTGTATCGCGACGGCACGAGCGAGTATCTCATCAACAACGCCAAGGCGCGTCTCAAGGATGTGCGCGACCTGTTTCTCGATACCGGCATCGGGGCCGACGCCTACTCGATCATCGAGCAGGGCAAGGTCGATGCCATGCTCACGAGCAACCCCGTCGAACGCCGGACCATCTTTGAAGAAGCCGCAGGCGTGGCCAAGTTCAAGGTGCGGCGGATCGAGGCGATGCGGCGGCTCGAGCGCACCGAAGTCAACCTGACGCGCTGCAGAGAGCAACTCGACAACGCTGAGCGCCGGCTGCGGATCGTCAAGGGCCAGGCGGCCAAGGCGCGGACGTTCAAGGGACTCGACGACGAGTTGCGGGCCCTGCGCGCGGCGCATCTGCTCGATCTGTATCACGAATTGCACGAGACCATCGACGGGCTGACGTCGGAGCTGAGCCACCTCGAAGCCGACCGGACCAGCGTGATGGACCGCGTGCACGAACTCGAAGAAGCGCGGCAGGATGCGAACATCGAGCGCGACCGGCTGCAGACGCGCTGCACGGAACTCGAGCAGGACCGGCTGCAACTGCAGGCGCGGCGGGACCAGGCCGAGCAGCGGCGGGCCATGACCATCAAGGCGCGCGATGAAGCGCAGGCGGAGATCGGCGCCGAGCAGCGCCGGCTGGGCGAACTGGATGCGAAGATCGACCAGTTGCGCCGCGGCGTGGTGGATCACGAACAGTCGCACGAAGCGCTGGCCAGGGCCCGAAGCGACGCCGAGCGCGCTGTCGAGGCGGCGCTGGCGAGGCGGGCCGAGTGCGATGCGGCGCTGAACGAGTTGAACCGGCGCCTCAGTGAGATGCAGCGCACCCTTTCGGGTATCGAGCGCGAGATCGTCTCGCAGGCGGCGTCGATCGAGGCGATCGATCATCGGCTCGCCGAACTGCAGCAGCAGGCCGAACAGATCGAAAGCCGTCGCGGCGAGATCGAGTCGCGCCTGACGGCGCTGGCCGACCAGGCGGCCGAAGCGGCCCGGCGAGCCGACGCGGCTGACGCGCAGATCGAACAACTCGAGGCGCAACAGGTCGAGCACGAGCGGCAGGCCCAGAGCCTCAGCGGGCGGCAGCGTTCGTTGAGTGAAACGCTGGGCAACCTGGAGCAGGAGCGCGCCGGGCTCGAGGCCCGCCGGCGAACGCTCAAGGAGATGCTCGACAGCGGCACCGAACTGGGCGAAGCGGTGCGCGGCGTGCTGCGGCAGCGGCACGAAGGATCGGGCTTTCAGTTCGTGCGCGGCCTGCTTGCCGACGGCATCGAGACGGACATCCAGCACGCGGCCGCGGTCGAAGCGGCGCTGGGCACACTGCTCCAGGCGATGGTGGTCGGCAGCCTGACGGAAGTCATCGAAGCGCAGGCGGATCTTGAGGCGCTGTCGGGTCGGATCACCTTCCTGCCGCTGCGCGTGTTCGGAGATGAAGCGACATCGCAAGCGGTCGCGCTGCCATTGATCGAGGGGGCGCGATCGTTGCTCTCGGTGGTGCGCGTGCCCGATGAGTGGATGGGGCTGGCGACTCGGCTCTTTGCGCGGACGATCATCGTGGACACGCTCGACAGCGCCCTGCTGCTGGCCGCCGGGCCGATGCGCGAGTGCCGATTCGTGACGGCCGGCGGCACCGTGCTGGAGACGGACGGCCGGATCATCGCCGGGCCGAATTCAGCCGAGGGCACGGGCGCCGGGCTCATCGTCCATCGAATCGAAATGAACAGCCTCGCCGAGCAGGTGGAGGCTCTCACCACGCGGATCGAGGCGCTGCGCGTCGAACTGGCCGCGATCGACAACGAGGCGGCGGCTCTCGACCAGCGGCGCTCGGCGCTTGGTCAGAGTCTCTTTGAAACGCGCAGCGCGCGGAACAAGGCCTCGCACGACGCCGAGCGATTCGAGGCCGAAAGCCAGCGGGCCCAGCGCGATGGGCAACGGCTCGATGAAGAACTCAGTGCGGCCCGCTCGCGCCGAGATGAACTGACCGCCAGCCGGGCCCAGAAGCAGGAGCATCTCGACTCGCTGGAGCGATTGCGCGAAGACGAGGCCGCGGCGCAGGCGTCTCTGCGCGAGCAACTGGAGTCGGCAGAGCAGAATGCCGCGGAGACCGCGGAGTCGCTCACGACGCGCCGCGTCGAGGCGAGCCAGGCCAGCGAGCGGCTGGCGGCGTCGGACCGCGAACGCCGACAACTCGAAGCAGCCGTGCAGGAGCAGCAGCGGCAGCGGAGCATGCTCGAAGCGGCGCTCAAGCAGCGAACAGGCAGGATCATCGAGTTTGAGCGGGTCATCGATGAAGCCGTGTTCGAGGCCGAAGAATGCACGAAAACCCTCGGTGAGTCGGAGGGGCTGCTGGAACAACTTTCAGCCCAGCGCCAGGCTTGCCAGGCCAACGTCGTCGAACTGGGTGATGCGCTCAACGCCGCGAGGCAGCGATTGTCCATCGTCGAGCGCAACTACCACGCCGTGGAACTGAGCAAGCGAGAAAACGAAGTCAAGCGCGAGCATCTCGAGCAGAGCAGCGCTGATGACCTGTCGCTCGATCTGCCGAGCGAGTACCCCGAGTACCGCCTGATGATGCAGTCGGGCGACGTGCTGGCAGTCGATCGCGAGCAGGCGACGGCACGGATCGACGAACTGCGCGGCGCCATCAAGCGCCTGGGCAACGTTAACCTCGATGCGATCGAAGAAGAGAAGGAACTCGTCGATCGCAACGAGGATCTCGTGCGGCAGGTCGGCGATCTCGATGCGGCACGCGGCCAACTCATCGAACTCATCGAGGAACTGAGCAACCTCAGCCGCGAGCGATTCAAGGAGACGTTCGAGACCATCCGCGAGAACTTTGCAGGCACCAACGGTATGTTCCGGCGCGTGTTCGGCGGGGGCAAGGCGGACATGCACCTCATCCCCAACGAAGAGACGGGCGAAGTGGACTGGCTCGAATCAGGCATCGACATCGTCGCCAAGCCGCCCGGCAAGGAGCCGCGCTCGATCAAACTGCTCAGCGGTGGCGAGAAGACGATGACGAGCGTGGCCCTGGTGATGGCGATTTTCCAGAGCAAACCCAGCCCCTTCTGCCTGCTCGACGAAGTGGATGCGGCGCTGGATGACGCCAACGTCGAACGGTTCTGCGGCGTGCTGCACACTTTCCTCGATCGCAGCCACTTTGTGATCATCACCCATAACAAGCGCACCATGCAGGCGGGCGACCAGTTGTATGGCGTAACGATGCAGGAGCGCGGCGTGTCCAAGCGCGTCGCGGTCCGCTTCGACCAGGTCGGCGCCGACGGGCACATCTCAAAAGAAGCGCTCAAGGAAGCCGAGGCGACGGTCTCCGTCGGCGGCGCCGCCGCGGGCGAAGAGATGGACGGGCCGATGGTCGAGACCGTCTCGCGGTCCGGCGCCGCGATGCAGAACTGA